In Labeo rohita strain BAU-BD-2019 unplaced genomic scaffold, IGBB_LRoh.1.0 scaffold_30, whole genome shotgun sequence, a genomic segment contains:
- the LOC127160220 gene encoding C-C chemokine receptor type 3-like, with protein sequence MDNYDGLVNFFSNDSNDTGYPKVIDENVVLCKKSDVVQFGAAFLPAFYYANFLVSLVGNGLVLCIIYKYEKLSTVTNIFLLNLVISDLIFASSLPFWAVYHKSEWIFGRGLCKLVGSCYSIGFNSSILFLTLMSFDRYLAVVHAITAAQLRRPAYAFMSSIIIWVFSILASIKDIVLHDVMDGGEGLLCEMTGYHQKFLTKWELFGYYQQFFLFFLVPLAIVLYCYTRITIRIMFTRMREKCRAVKLIFVIVFTFFICWTPYNIVILLKAIKTSFGDQNDCSNTLDYALYVTRNFAYLYCCISPVFYTFLGKKFQNHFLTLLSKRIPCLKIDVARLSTTSKTTSIRSPNTDY encoded by the coding sequence ATGGATAATTATGACGGCTtggtaaattttttttcaaatgactcCAATGACACGGGATACCCAAAAGTTATAgatgaaaatgttgttttatgcaAGAAAAGCGATGTGGTTCAGTTCGGCGCAGCATTTCTCCCAGCTTTCTACTATGCTAACTTCTTAGTGAGCTTGGTTGGAAATGGATTGGTGCTGTGTATCATCTACAAGTATGAGAAGCTCAGCACGGTTACCAACATATTCTTGCTCAACCTCGTCATTTCGGATCTCATCTTCGCCTCCAGCCTCCCTTTCTGGGCAGTCTACCATAAATCTGAATGGATCTTTGGCAGGGGGCTTTGCAAACTGGTGGGAAGCTGTTATTCCATCGGCTTCAACAGCTCTATACTTTTCCTCACCCTCATGAGCTTTGACCGGTACCTCGCTGTGGTCCATGCCATCACGGCGGCCCAGCTCAGAAGACCGGCTTATGCATTCATGTCGTCCATCATCATTTGGGTGTTCAGTATTTTGGCTAGTATAAAGGATATCGTTTTGCACGACGTGATGGACGGCGGGGAAGGTTTGCTATGCGAAATGACCGGTTACCACCAGAAATTCCTCACAAAATGGGAACTCTTTGGTTATTATCAgcagtttttcctttttttcttggTGCCTCTGGCAATCGTCTTGTACTGTTACACACGCATAACCATCAGGATCATGTTCACTCGCATGAGGGAGAAATGCAGGGCGGTCAAGCTCATCTTTGTCATTGTCTTCACCTTCTTCATCTGCTGGACACCTTACAACATCGTCATCCTGTTGAAAGCCATCAAGACGTCCTTTGGAGATCAGAACGATTGCTCAAACACCCTCGACTATGCACTGTACGTGACGCGAAACTTTGCCTACCTGTATTGCTGCATCAGCCCTGTCTTCTATACGTTTTTGGGGAAGAAGTTTCAAAACCATTTTCTGACGCTTTTGTCCAAGCGTATACCGTGTCTGAAGATCGATGTTGCTAGGCTGTCAACAACAAGTAAAACCACATCAATTCGGAGCCCAAACACTGACTACTGA